A region from the Halobacillus mangrovi genome encodes:
- a CDS encoding PilZ domain-containing protein: MLRERRNEPFRYTFSTPLPGFYNKKFNRQVAGALQVKDISLNGLRFSCDANPSLSMKDELILTFIYKNETFSAEGRVIWLKTDEDGMTCGIHVYEFPERMQAIIYQLGDTMNDSNKILG, encoded by the coding sequence ATGCTGCGAGAAAGAAGGAACGAACCATTCCGTTATACCTTTTCGACTCCGTTACCCGGTTTTTACAATAAAAAGTTTAATCGGCAGGTCGCAGGAGCTTTGCAAGTGAAGGATATCAGCTTGAACGGACTGCGTTTTTCCTGTGATGCGAATCCAAGCCTCTCAATGAAAGATGAGTTAATTTTAACCTTTATTTATAAAAATGAAACGTTCTCTGCGGAGGGAAGAGTGATTTGGTTGAAGACAGATGAGGACGGCATGACCTGCGGTATTCACGTATATGAATTTCCTGAGCGTATGCAGGCGATTATCTATCAGTTAGGGGATACAATGAACGATTCAAATAAGATCCTTGGTTAA
- a CDS encoding Hsp20/alpha crystallin family protein: protein MKNKTNINWEAFSENVEKVLGEDFWNEMQHVIPKRGPAYDYFETEQEGVILIDLPGFTTSDTVHLSQQGTRLIVKGELKYPYPIPEKELIHSERLKGKFKRIITVPFHFTSENIQTSLQHGVLIIKITKMAEEEIVVRIHDQ from the coding sequence TTGAAGAATAAAACAAATATAAATTGGGAAGCTTTCTCTGAAAATGTGGAAAAAGTTCTAGGTGAGGACTTTTGGAATGAAATGCAGCATGTTATTCCTAAGAGAGGCCCTGCTTATGATTATTTTGAAACGGAACAAGAAGGCGTGATCTTGATTGACTTACCTGGTTTTACCACAAGTGATACCGTACATCTTTCTCAACAAGGAACTCGCCTTATTGTCAAAGGAGAGCTCAAATATCCGTATCCCATACCTGAGAAAGAGTTGATTCATAGTGAACGTTTGAAAGGGAAATTTAAACGTATCATTACCGTTCCTTTTCACTTCACATCTGAAAATATTCAAACTTCTCTACAGCATGGCGTCCTAATCATCAAAATTACAAAAATGGCCGAAGAAGAAATCGTTGTGCGTATTCACGATCAATAG
- a CDS encoding ABC transporter ATP-binding protein, with protein MTEGSTSVKDFFAFIKGGLPAKGLIVIALILSLLETAASLVVPLFTRNLVDQLSTGALSTGLVLFLAGTFIIQTISSGFSYYLLAYIGEHIVSFIRRELWGKVLHLPISYFDEHESGETMSRITQDTNTVKNLITNHLVSFVTGIISIIGAVIILLTIDWRMTLIMLIAVPVAFLIILPLGRKMYKVSKQMQDEMADFSANLGRVLSEIRLVKSSNAEIAENKKGRKGISQLFTYGLKEAKIQSVISPFMTTIIMVVLVILIGYGGVRVASGALSAGSLVAIIIYMFQIVVPFSQLATFMTAFQKAMGATERIQGMLSKPTEPFDQPHEFRKEPLTFHHVSFGYDPDHSILHDLNFTVAPGETVAIVGPSGAGKTTIFSLIERFYSPTSGYISVGDHSISNIKLDRWRQSIGYVSQESPIMAGSIRDNICYGVHREIKRSELEEALKQANAYGFVMELPDRMETLVGERGIKLSGGQRQRIAIARALLRNPDFLLLDEATSNLDSESEAAVQEALRVLMKGRTTFIIAHRLSTVIESDRMIVLERGRMTGEGTHETLYQQNPMYRHLVDQQVLT; from the coding sequence ATGACTGAAGGGTCCACATCTGTTAAAGATTTTTTTGCCTTTATCAAGGGTGGTCTGCCAGCTAAAGGACTCATTGTCATCGCTCTAATATTAAGTTTGCTTGAGACAGCAGCTAGTCTTGTCGTTCCGCTATTTACAAGGAACCTAGTTGACCAACTATCGACAGGCGCATTAAGCACCGGGCTAGTTCTTTTTTTAGCAGGTACGTTCATTATTCAAACCATCTCCAGCGGTTTTTCCTATTACCTTCTGGCTTATATCGGAGAACACATCGTTTCATTTATCCGAAGAGAACTTTGGGGAAAAGTCCTGCATTTGCCGATCAGTTATTTTGACGAGCACGAATCAGGAGAAACGATGAGCAGAATTACTCAGGATACAAACACAGTAAAAAACCTGATCACAAACCACCTGGTGTCTTTTGTTACTGGAATCATATCGATTATTGGAGCTGTAATCATCCTATTAACCATTGATTGGCGTATGACGCTGATCATGCTCATAGCTGTTCCTGTTGCTTTTCTCATCATCCTGCCCCTTGGACGCAAAATGTATAAAGTTTCAAAACAAATGCAAGATGAAATGGCAGACTTCAGCGCTAACCTTGGTCGTGTTCTCAGTGAAATCCGTTTGGTCAAATCTTCAAATGCTGAAATTGCCGAGAATAAAAAAGGACGAAAAGGGATATCACAATTATTTACATATGGACTGAAAGAAGCAAAAATTCAATCTGTCATCTCCCCTTTTATGACAACCATCATTATGGTCGTTCTCGTTATCTTAATCGGTTACGGGGGTGTTCGTGTCGCTTCAGGCGCCTTGAGTGCCGGTTCCCTTGTAGCGATCATCATCTACATGTTCCAAATCGTGGTTCCTTTCAGTCAGCTGGCTACTTTTATGACCGCCTTTCAAAAAGCTATGGGAGCTACAGAAAGAATTCAAGGTATGCTATCGAAGCCTACAGAACCCTTTGACCAACCACATGAATTCCGAAAAGAACCTTTGACTTTTCATCACGTAAGCTTTGGATATGACCCAGATCATTCCATCTTACATGATTTGAATTTTACAGTGGCACCAGGAGAAACCGTCGCCATAGTTGGCCCGAGCGGTGCTGGAAAGACGACTATATTCTCTTTGATTGAACGTTTTTATTCGCCGACTTCTGGATATATTTCTGTCGGGGACCATTCGATTTCAAATATCAAGCTCGATCGCTGGCGGCAATCGATCGGATACGTTTCGCAGGAGAGTCCGATCATGGCTGGTTCCATTAGAGACAACATTTGCTACGGTGTCCATCGGGAGATCAAAAGATCGGAATTAGAAGAGGCATTAAAGCAAGCCAATGCTTATGGATTTGTAATGGAACTGCCTGATCGTATGGAAACGCTGGTCGGTGAACGAGGGATAAAACTATCCGGGGGACAAAGACAGAGAATTGCCATTGCTCGTGCGCTCTTAAGAAACCCTGATTTCTTATTACTGGATGAAGCGACATCAAATCTGGACTCTGAGTCCGAAGCAGCCGTACAAGAGGCTCTTCGTGTACTTATGAAGGGACGGACCACCTTTATCATTGCCCACCGGTTATCAACTGTAATAGAATCCGATCGTATGATTGTATTGGAAAGAGGCAGAATGACTGGTGAAGGAACACATGAAACACTCTACCAGCAGAACCCTATGTATCGTCACCTCGTTGACCAGCAAGTTCTGACATAA
- a CDS encoding CBS domain-containing protein, with protein sequence MIDIVGRFEITFNQIHQHLKELNGYPKNDNFVELLQRSKLKHSVIRVHFDQLKQYAKLRNAIVHEKTSGDYYIATPHEKVVEELERIKQILEKPPLAIEFATRPVLFYKEETPLVHVMEAFDQHGISQFPIYSDEREFIGLLTNDGVVRYISRSVQDGVIDLSQVKAKELISNELIPDVEFLAATGTVFDLEERFEKSLEEERKLKAVILTESGGADELPIGIVTTWDLIKVDRRNRDD encoded by the coding sequence ATGATCGATATCGTAGGACGTTTTGAAATTACTTTTAATCAAATCCATCAACATTTAAAAGAACTCAATGGTTATCCGAAAAATGATAACTTTGTTGAGCTTCTGCAAAGATCTAAATTAAAACATAGCGTCATTCGAGTGCATTTCGACCAGCTTAAGCAATATGCCAAGTTACGAAATGCGATCGTTCATGAAAAGACGAGCGGGGATTATTATATTGCAACACCGCATGAGAAAGTCGTTGAAGAACTGGAACGAATTAAACAAATCCTTGAAAAACCCCCATTAGCCATAGAATTCGCCACCCGCCCCGTTCTATTTTATAAGGAAGAGACTCCACTTGTCCATGTGATGGAGGCTTTTGATCAACATGGTATTTCGCAATTTCCTATCTACTCAGATGAGCGTGAATTCATAGGTCTGCTTACGAATGATGGGGTGGTCCGTTATATTTCGAGATCTGTTCAGGATGGCGTCATCGACCTTAGCCAGGTGAAGGCAAAAGAACTGATTTCAAACGAACTGATTCCGGATGTCGAATTTCTAGCTGCGACCGGTACCGTATTTGACCTTGAAGAGCGATTTGAAAAAAGCCTAGAAGAAGAACGCAAATTGAAAGCGGTCATTCTTACGGAATCAGGTGGAGCTGATGAGCTTCCAATTGGAATTGTTACCACTTGGGATCTGATCAAGGTCGATCGGAGGAATCGGGATGACTGA
- a CDS encoding helix-turn-helix domain-containing protein, translated as MIGERIKKIRKDRHMSLSELAERAGVAKSYLSSIERNIQTNPSIQFLEKISNELGVTMNFLLHGESEAKDETLDEDWLKLVQEAMNSGVSKDQFREYLEFNKWRIHQNK; from the coding sequence ATGATCGGTGAACGCATAAAAAAAATACGTAAAGACCGACATATGTCGCTATCTGAACTAGCTGAACGGGCGGGGGTAGCTAAATCGTACCTGAGTTCAATCGAACGGAATATCCAGACAAACCCATCCATCCAGTTTCTGGAGAAGATTTCAAATGAACTGGGGGTAACTATGAACTTTCTCCTTCATGGTGAATCAGAGGCGAAGGATGAAACCCTTGATGAGGATTGGTTGAAACTCGTACAAGAGGCTATGAACTCGGGAGTTTCTAAGGATCAATTCCGTGAGTATTTGGAATTCAACAAGTGGAGAATACATCAAAATAAATAA
- a CDS encoding sugar phosphate isomerase/epimerase family protein encodes MTSIPVAVQMYTLRNETAEDFAGTLEKVAELGFNGVEFAGFGGLSAEEVKDLLDKLNLKAASSHVPLDDLKTNLDQVIKDQKTIGSQYVVCPYITERTEEDYTELVRDLEEIGKKCREEGLTLCYHNHDFELERLSDGRTALDKILEETEPDHVKAEFDIYWLQKAEEEPLTWMERYEGRTPLVHLKDMTKDKEQFFAELGTGGVNLDKVLNRGEQNNVQWWVVEQDESRLTPLESLEISMKYLKDKLPHLK; translated from the coding sequence ATGACATCTATACCGGTTGCTGTTCAAATGTACACGTTAAGGAATGAAACTGCAGAAGACTTTGCAGGCACCTTAGAAAAAGTAGCTGAACTCGGATTTAACGGAGTTGAGTTTGCAGGTTTTGGAGGATTATCAGCAGAAGAAGTCAAAGATTTGTTAGATAAACTCAATTTGAAGGCCGCTTCGAGCCATGTGCCTTTAGACGACTTGAAAACGAACCTTGACCAAGTGATTAAGGATCAAAAAACCATTGGCAGTCAGTATGTCGTGTGTCCTTACATAACGGAACGAACAGAAGAAGATTACACTGAGCTCGTTAGGGATCTTGAAGAAATCGGTAAAAAGTGCCGAGAAGAAGGTCTTACGCTTTGTTATCACAACCACGACTTCGAATTAGAACGACTCTCTGACGGCAGGACTGCGCTAGATAAAATTCTTGAAGAAACTGAGCCTGACCATGTGAAAGCAGAGTTTGATATTTATTGGCTGCAAAAAGCGGAGGAAGAGCCTCTGACATGGATGGAACGTTATGAAGGAAGAACTCCATTAGTCCATCTCAAGGATATGACCAAAGACAAGGAACAATTCTTTGCTGAGCTTGGTACTGGTGGAGTGAACCTGGATAAAGTTCTGAATCGAGGGGAGCAAAACAACGTTCAATGGTGGGTTGTGGAACAAGATGAAAGCCGCCTGACTCCGCTCGAAAGTTTAGAAATCAGCATGAAATATTTGAAAGATAAACTTCCCCATCTTAAATAA